The nucleotide sequence AGATATATTGACGATTTAGTCTTTAACAATATGGTCTACCTTGGTGTGGTAAGGTCCACGTATGCAAGAGGGATTATTAAGGGAATCACAGAGCCCTCAGGGGTGGAATTATTTCTTACTCAGGATAGGGTGAAATCATTTATTCCTGCCAGACCTGATAGAAGGGCTAAGAATATAGTGAAAATGCCCGTTCTGGCAAATGGTGTGGTTAACTTTGTAGGTCAGCCAATAATCGCCTTTGTGGTAAAGGACAGGTATGAGATCGAGGACAAGATTGAAGAGGTTTCCATAGATTACGACCCGCTGACTCCCGTTTTGTCTATAGAAGACGCATTGAGAAACGAGGTGAAAATTCATCCCGATGGAAATATTGCTTTAGACACTGAAATTGCGGGAGGAGATGTAGAACAGAAATTGAATGCTGATGTTGTTATCGAGAGGGAATTAAACCAGGACAGATTAGTAGCTAATCCCATGGAACCTAAAGGCTTAATTGCATACTATGACGGAAGCACTCTCAATCTCATAGGTAGTTTCCAGTCATCCTTTAGAGTGAAAAGTGATTTACAGGAGGCGATTGGTTTACAGCCTGAGAACATTGTTGTGAGGTCAGCTCCTAACGTGGGTGGTGGATTCGGAAACAAGGTTCCTGCACACGCAGAATATGTTTTAGCCTCAATTGCTTCAATCATTCTTAAAAAACCTGTTAAATGGATAGAGACTAGGAGGGATCATTTAACAAATCCCACTCAAGGCAGAGGAGTCAAATCTAAAGTCAGACTCTATGGGAAAAGAGACGGTACAATACTGGGATTTGAAGGAGAGATAGCTGTGGATCTTGGAGCGTATGCGTATTCAATAAATACCACCACTCCATCATTTATTGCAGGTCTCATAGGCAATGTTTACAGGACTAGATTCTCCAAATTTAGAGCTCTGGCTGTCTATACGAATAAACCTCCTACAGGTCCCTATAGGGGAGCTGGTAGACCAGAAGCTGTATTAATTACTGAGACTCTCATTGAAGAGTTTGCTGAAAAAATAGGGAAGGATTCTATAGAAATCAGGGAGATGAACTTGATAGAGGGTAATTACACTACGCCTTTAGGTTATAAAATTGACAAGGCAGGATATAAGGAACTATTTCTCAAGGGAAAGGAGACCTATAATATGGTCAAAAATAAATATAAGGACAAGGGAGTAGCTCTAGTATTTTTCTCAACTGTAGTGAGGGACTCCCCTGGTGAGGGCGCTAAAGTTAGAGTAGGAAAGGGAAAAGTAGAGATTTTTGTTGGGACTGGTCCACATGGTCAAGCTCATAAAACTACGTTTTCGATTTTAGCCTCAGAGACTTTAGGTATTTCGCCAGACGTGATTGAGGTGAAAGTTAACGATACTCTATCTTTGAAGGAGGGAGTTGGTAGCTTTGGAAGTAGGTCTGCCTCGGCTGGGGGACTGGCTGTGATAAGGGCGTGCAAAGAATTACTTTCTGATCTAAAGAAAAGGAATATGAGTTTGAACGACGCAATCAATTCAGAGGGTTATACAGAGTACGAGGTATTTGCGAAGGCTGAAGATATCTACTCTCCCGGTGTTCACATTGCAGTTGTAGACTTTGACAGAGAAATATGTAAGCCAAAAGTTCTTGAGTACTACGCTATAGACGATGTTGGTAGGGCTATAATTCCTAGTGAGGTTGAAGGTCAGATAGTTGGTGGAATTCTACAAGGTTTATCGCAGATATATCTAGAGGGGGCACCTTTCGACGAAAACGGTAA is from Sulfolobus acidocaldarius DSM 639 and encodes:
- a CDS encoding xanthine dehydrogenase family protein molybdopterin-binding subunit, translated to MRLKEHHEIISGNSRYIDDLVFNNMVYLGVVRSTYARGIIKGITEPSGVELFLTQDRVKSFIPARPDRRAKNIVKMPVLANGVVNFVGQPIIAFVVKDRYEIEDKIEEVSIDYDPLTPVLSIEDALRNEVKIHPDGNIALDTEIAGGDVEQKLNADVVIERELNQDRLVANPMEPKGLIAYYDGSTLNLIGSFQSSFRVKSDLQEAIGLQPENIVVRSAPNVGGGFGNKVPAHAEYVLASIASIILKKPVKWIETRRDHLTNPTQGRGVKSKVRLYGKRDGTILGFEGEIAVDLGAYAYSINTTTPSFIAGLIGNVYRTRFSKFRALAVYTNKPPTGPYRGAGRPEAVLITETLIEEFAEKIGKDSIEIREMNLIEGNYTTPLGYKIDKAGYKELFLKGKETYNMVKNKYKDKGVALVFFSTVVRDSPGEGAKVRVGKGKVEIFVGTGPHGQAHKTTFSILASETLGISPDVIEVKVNDTLSLKEGVGSFGSRSASAGGLAVIRACKELLSDLKKRNMSLNDAINSEGYTEYEVFAKAEDIYSPGVHIAVVDFDREICKPKVLEYYAIDDVGRAIIPSEVEGQIVGGILQGLSQIYLEGAPFDENGNPVYSSIAEAGVPTSLDADYKVFLEVIETPTVYDSKARGVGEEGTTGALASVFIALEKLLKKRFNGTPISFSDLC